A region of Toxorhynchites rutilus septentrionalis strain SRP chromosome 1, ASM2978413v1, whole genome shotgun sequence DNA encodes the following proteins:
- the LOC129762009 gene encoding mitochondrial ornithine transporter 1 — protein MHGKSEAGFKTGLIDFTAGSLGGVALVYVSQPMDTVKVKMQTFPHLYKNMIDCTIGTFKRDGFVRGLYAGTVPAIVANVAENSVLFAAYGACQNVVALVARKQSVAELSALDNATAGFLAAFFSSFTLCPTELIKCKLQALREVQAHNLKPNEKLPKISPFQLTKQILRSEGIPGMFRGLSSTFAREMPGYFFFFGGYEASRELMAKPGQSKDDIGPIKTMVAGAVGGVALWTSIFPADVIKSRIQVQSLTLSMTQVGIDILRKEGPLAFYNGLQPTIVRTIPATAVLFVVYEYTKKFMAELFI, from the exons ATGCACGGAAAAAGTGAAGCAGGTTTTAAGACGGGGCTGATTGATTTCACCGCTGGTTCTTTAG GCGGTGTAGCCCTGGTATACGTTAGCCAACCGATGGACACCGTGAAGGTGAAAATGCAAACATTCCCGCATCTGTACAAAAACATGATCGACTGCACGATAGGAACCTTCAAGCGGGATGGCTTTGTGCGGGGTCTCTACGCGGGTACGGTTCCAGCCATCGTGGCGAATGTTGCAGAAAATTCGGTATTATTTGCCGCGTACGGAGCGTGTCAGAATGTGGTCGCGTTGGTGGCGCGAAAGCAATCAGTGGCAGAGCTGTCGGCGCTGGACAATGCCACGGCTGGCTTTCTCGCTGCATTTTTCTCCTCATTCACCCTCTGTCCGACGGAGTTGATCAAGTGCAAACTGCAAGCGCTCAGAGAGGTACAGGCACACAATCTCAAGCCAAACGAAAAATTGCCCAAAATTTCACCCTTCCAACTCACAAAACAAATCCTGCGATCCGAAGGTATACCGGGAATGTTCCGAGGGTTGTCTTCGACCTTTGCCCGCGAGATGCCGGgttatttctttttcttcggTGGTTACGAAGCATCCAGAGAGTTGATGGCTAAACCGGGTCAATCAAAAGACGATATCGGTCCCATAAAGACAATGGTAGCTGGGGCAGTCGGTGGTGTTGCGCTGTGGACATCCATCTTCCCTGCGGACGTAATCAAGAGCAGAATACAGGTGCAGAGTTTAACGCTCAGTATGACTCAGGTGGGGATCGACATACTCCGGAAGGAAGGACCGCTAGCGTTCTACAACGGGCTGCAACCCACAATCGTTAGGACAATTCCCGCGACCGCGGTCCTGTTCGTTGTTTACGAGTATACGAAAAAGTTTATGGccgaactttttatttag